In Enterobacter sp. 638, a single window of DNA contains:
- a CDS encoding transketolase family protein produces MIKVAPAGQKDAVEMRKVYAGFVASQIEAGSDIIALEADLMSSMAMDGVARDYPQHVINCGIMEANVIGTAAGLSLTGRKPFVHTFTAFASRRCFDQLFMSLDYQRNNVKVIASDAGVTACHNGGTHMSFEDMGIVRGLAHSVVLEVTDAVMFEDVLRQLIDLEGFYWVRTIRKQAPSVYAPGSTFTIGKGNVLREGHDITLIANGIMVAEALEAARQLEQEGVSAAVIDMFTLKPIDRMLVKNYAEKTGRIVTCENHSIHNGLGSAVAEVLVETCPVPMRRVGVKERYGQVGTQDFLQKEYGLTAHDIVSAARELL; encoded by the coding sequence ATGATTAAGGTTGCACCCGCAGGACAGAAAGACGCTGTTGAGATGCGTAAAGTGTATGCCGGTTTCGTGGCGAGTCAGATAGAAGCGGGCAGCGATATTATTGCTCTTGAAGCGGACCTGATGAGCTCAATGGCGATGGATGGCGTAGCGCGTGATTATCCACAGCACGTCATCAACTGCGGCATTATGGAAGCCAACGTGATTGGCACGGCCGCGGGTTTATCGCTGACTGGACGTAAGCCGTTTGTGCATACTTTTACGGCTTTTGCCAGCCGTCGCTGTTTCGACCAGCTGTTTATGTCTTTGGATTATCAGCGAAATAACGTCAAGGTCATCGCTTCGGATGCAGGCGTTACAGCCTGCCATAACGGCGGTACGCACATGTCATTTGAGGATATGGGTATTGTGCGTGGTCTGGCGCATTCCGTGGTGCTGGAAGTGACGGATGCCGTGATGTTTGAGGATGTATTGCGTCAGCTTATCGATCTGGAAGGATTCTACTGGGTCCGCACAATCCGCAAGCAAGCGCCAAGCGTTTACGCGCCGGGCTCAACGTTTACCATCGGCAAAGGTAACGTATTGCGGGAAGGGCACGACATTACCCTTATCGCCAACGGAATCATGGTTGCGGAAGCGTTAGAAGCAGCACGTCAGCTTGAACAGGAGGGCGTAAGCGCGGCAGTCATCGATATGTTCACCCTGAAACCTATCGACCGAATGCTGGTGAAAAACTACGCTGAAAAAACAGGCCGGATTGTGACCTGCGAAAACCACAGCATCCACAACGGATTGGGTTCGGCGGTGGCGGAAGTGCTGGTCGAAACGTGCCCGGTACCGATGCGGCGCGTGGGCGTAAAAGAGCGTTACGGTCAGGTCGGAACGCAGGATTTCTTGCAAAAAGAGTATGGTCTGACGGCGCACGATATTGTGTCAGCGGCGCGAGAGTTGCTGTAA
- a CDS encoding transketolase, with product MNVNEVTRLARDIRVATLKSLTQLGFGHYGGSMSVVETLAVLYGSVMKIDPADPDWSERDYFVLSKGHAGPALYSTLAIKGYFPVAELSTLNHNGTRLPSHPDRLKTRGVDATTGSLGQGISIAGGMALSHKLAGRPNRVFCIVGDGELNEGQCWEAFQFIAHHRLNNLTVFVDWNKQQLDGELDEIICAFDLEGKFRAFGFDVMTVKGDDIPGLLEVVAPVPEAQARPRVVILDSIKGQGVPYLEQLSNSHHLRLTDEVKAALNETIRQLEAAND from the coding sequence ATGAATGTGAATGAGGTTACCCGACTGGCGCGTGATATCCGCGTGGCGACGCTCAAATCGCTAACGCAGCTGGGTTTTGGGCATTATGGCGGCAGTATGTCGGTGGTCGAGACCCTGGCGGTACTTTACGGTTCGGTGATGAAAATCGACCCAGCCGATCCCGACTGGTCAGAGCGTGATTACTTTGTGCTGTCGAAAGGCCACGCCGGTCCCGCGCTTTACAGCACGCTGGCGATTAAAGGCTATTTCCCGGTTGCGGAGCTAAGTACGCTTAATCATAACGGAACACGCCTGCCGAGCCACCCGGATCGGCTCAAGACGCGGGGTGTGGATGCCACGACCGGTTCACTGGGGCAGGGGATTTCCATTGCGGGCGGCATGGCGCTGTCGCATAAGCTGGCGGGCCGGCCAAATCGCGTCTTCTGCATTGTGGGAGATGGTGAGCTGAATGAAGGACAGTGCTGGGAAGCGTTCCAGTTTATTGCCCATCACCGTCTGAATAATCTGACCGTGTTCGTCGACTGGAATAAACAACAGCTCGATGGTGAACTGGACGAAATCATTTGCGCCTTTGATCTGGAAGGTAAATTCCGCGCATTTGGTTTTGACGTGATGACGGTCAAAGGCGATGACATTCCCGGTCTGCTCGAGGTCGTAGCGCCAGTACCTGAGGCTCAGGCCAGGCCGCGCGTGGTGATCCTCGACAGTATAAAAGGGCAGGGCGTGCCGTATCTGGAGCAGCTTAGCAACTCTCACCATTTACGCCTGACGGATGAAGTTAAAGCCGCGCTCAACGAGACGATTCGCCAACTGGAGGCCGCAAATGATTAA
- a CDS encoding PTS ascorbate transporter subunit IIC produces the protein MFILETLNFVVDILKVPSVLVGLIALIGLVAQKKPFSDVVKGTIKTILGFIVLGGGATVLVGSLNPLGGMFEHAFNIQGIIPNNEAIVSIALEKYGASTALIMAFGMVANIIVARFTRLKYIFLTGHHTFYMACMIGVILTVAGFEGVGLVFTGSLILGLVMAFFPAIAQRYMKRITGNDDIAFGHFGTLGYVLSGWIGSKCGKGSRSTEEMNLPKNLSFLRDSSISISLTMMIIYLIMAVSAGREYVESTYSGGQNYLVYAIIMAITFAAGVFIILQGVRLILAEIVPAFTGFSEKLVPNARPALDCPVVYPYAPNAVLIGFLFSFLGGLVGLLICGQLNWVLILPGVVPHFFTGATAGVFGNATGGRRGAMIGAFANGLLITFLPVLLLPVLGAIGFSNTTFSDADFGAVGILLGNLARYLSPFAITGLVVAVFALLVAYNVFAKNKSAGGNAQENTGAKS, from the coding sequence ATGTTTATCCTCGAAACGCTGAACTTCGTTGTTGATATTTTAAAAGTCCCTTCGGTACTGGTTGGCTTAATTGCATTGATCGGGCTGGTGGCGCAGAAAAAACCTTTTTCTGATGTCGTTAAAGGTACGATTAAAACCATTCTCGGCTTTATTGTCTTGGGCGGTGGTGCGACCGTACTGGTCGGATCATTAAATCCATTAGGCGGTATGTTTGAGCACGCATTCAATATTCAGGGGATTATCCCGAATAATGAAGCGATTGTTTCCATCGCTCTGGAAAAATATGGCGCATCAACCGCGCTGATTATGGCCTTTGGTATGGTGGCAAATATTATTGTCGCCCGCTTTACGCGCCTTAAATACATCTTCCTCACCGGCCACCACACTTTTTATATGGCATGTATGATCGGTGTGATCCTGACGGTCGCTGGGTTTGAAGGCGTCGGTCTGGTCTTTACCGGCTCGTTGATTCTTGGTCTGGTGATGGCGTTCTTCCCCGCGATCGCGCAGCGCTACATGAAACGTATCACCGGTAACGACGATATCGCCTTTGGTCACTTCGGTACTCTGGGCTACGTGCTTTCCGGTTGGATCGGCAGCAAATGCGGTAAGGGTTCACGTTCAACGGAAGAGATGAATCTGCCGAAGAACCTGAGCTTCCTGCGCGACAGCTCAATTTCTATCTCGCTGACCATGATGATTATTTATCTGATCATGGCGGTGAGTGCCGGACGCGAGTATGTAGAAAGCACGTACAGCGGCGGGCAAAACTACCTGGTTTACGCAATTATCATGGCCATTACGTTCGCCGCTGGCGTGTTCATCATCCTGCAGGGTGTGCGTCTGATTCTGGCAGAAATCGTTCCGGCCTTTACCGGATTCTCGGAAAAACTGGTACCGAATGCGCGCCCTGCGCTGGACTGTCCGGTAGTTTATCCCTACGCCCCTAACGCCGTGCTGATCGGTTTCCTGTTCAGCTTCCTGGGTGGACTGGTGGGCTTGTTAATCTGCGGCCAGTTGAACTGGGTGCTGATCCTGCCTGGCGTAGTTCCACACTTCTTCACTGGTGCGACAGCGGGTGTATTTGGGAATGCGACGGGCGGCCGTCGTGGCGCGATGATTGGTGCATTTGCCAACGGTCTGCTGATCACGTTCCTCCCAGTCCTGCTGCTGCCAGTGCTCGGCGCAATCGGGTTTTCTAACACCACGTTCTCGGACGCTGACTTCGGTGCTGTCGGGATTCTGTTGGGCAACCTCGCGCGTTATCTCTCACCGTTTGCGATTACAGGCCTTGTCGTGGCGGTATTCGCCCTGCTGGTGGCCTACAACGTGTTTGCTAAAAACAAATCTGCTGGCGGTAATGCGCAGGAAAACACCGGAGCTAAATCATGA
- a CDS encoding PTS sugar transporter subunit IIB, with amino-acid sequence MKIMAICGSGLGSSFMVEMNIKKVLKKLNIEAEVEHSDLSSATPGAADVFVMAKDIAASASVPESQLVVINNIIDINELEAQLRAWFDKQ; translated from the coding sequence ATGAAAATTATGGCGATTTGTGGTTCCGGCCTGGGCAGCAGTTTCATGGTCGAAATGAATATCAAAAAAGTGCTAAAAAAATTAAATATTGAAGCTGAAGTAGAGCACTCCGATCTGTCATCCGCCACGCCGGGTGCTGCCGACGTTTTCGTGATGGCGAAAGATATCGCCGCCAGCGCAAGCGTGCCTGAAAGCCAGCTGGTGGTGATCAACAACATCATCGACATTAATGAACTCGAAGCGCAATTACGCGCCTGGTTCGACAAACAATAA
- a CDS encoding PTS sugar transporter subunit IIA, whose product MLNKWLNDATIILEDRVENWAQALEICAQPLLDVNVIAPEYVTAIVEQHHKLGPYYVLAPGLAMPHARPEEGAKGLGLSLLKLKQGVSFGAGEFDPVDIIIMLAAPDKNSHIEMISALAELFSSDDDLAELHRANTREEINAVIERF is encoded by the coding sequence GTGCTCAATAAATGGTTAAACGATGCCACCATCATTCTCGAGGATCGGGTTGAAAACTGGGCACAGGCACTGGAGATATGTGCCCAGCCATTGCTGGATGTGAACGTGATTGCTCCGGAATACGTTACGGCGATCGTTGAGCAACATCATAAGTTAGGACCGTATTATGTGCTGGCACCAGGGCTAGCGATGCCGCATGCGCGGCCAGAAGAAGGGGCTAAAGGACTGGGTCTCTCATTATTAAAACTTAAACAGGGAGTTTCATTTGGTGCCGGAGAATTCGATCCGGTTGATATTATCATCATGCTTGCTGCACCTGACAAAAATAGTCACATCGAAATGATTTCTGCGCTGGCTGAGTTATTTTCCAGTGATGACGATTTGGCTGAATTGCACAGGGCAAACACACGGGAGGAAATAAACGCCGTCATCGAACGATTCTAG
- a CDS encoding LacI family DNA-binding transcriptional regulator, with translation MSLTRKRRSTGKVTISDVAQLAGVGTMTVSRALRTPEQVSDKLREKIEAAVHELGYMPNLAASALASASSWTIAMVVPNLAEDGCSEMFAGLQQILQPAGYQIILAESQHRPEQEEKLLETLLASNIAAAILLSVEHTDTVRHWLKNASIPVMEMGAMRADPLDMNIGIDNVAAMYEITELVIQRGYQNIGLLCANQEQWIFQQHLQGWYKAMLRHHLSPNRVINAALPPNFSTGASQLPEFLLAWPELDALVCVSDELACGVLYECQRRRIKVPDDLAVVGFGDSDVSRVCQPPLTTMAVPHRKIGVEAGRALLERMNGGDWRDQKPIASSLCLRESC, from the coding sequence ATGTCTTTAACCCGAAAACGACGTAGTACCGGCAAAGTGACGATCTCTGACGTCGCGCAGCTTGCCGGCGTGGGTACCATGACGGTGTCCCGCGCATTGCGCACGCCCGAACAGGTTTCCGATAAGCTACGAGAAAAAATAGAAGCGGCGGTGCATGAACTGGGATATATGCCCAACCTTGCCGCTAGTGCGCTGGCATCGGCGTCATCATGGACCATCGCAATGGTCGTTCCCAATCTTGCAGAAGATGGCTGTTCTGAGATGTTTGCCGGATTGCAGCAAATCCTGCAACCTGCCGGATACCAGATCATCCTGGCTGAATCTCAACACCGCCCCGAACAAGAAGAGAAATTACTGGAAACGCTGCTGGCATCGAATATCGCAGCCGCTATCTTACTCAGCGTTGAACATACCGACACCGTCCGCCATTGGCTGAAAAACGCGTCAATTCCGGTGATGGAAATGGGTGCGATGCGCGCCGACCCGCTCGATATGAACATTGGAATTGATAACGTTGCGGCGATGTACGAGATAACCGAACTGGTCATTCAGCGGGGATATCAAAACATTGGTCTGCTGTGCGCCAATCAGGAACAGTGGATTTTCCAGCAGCATCTGCAAGGCTGGTATAAAGCGATGTTACGCCACCACCTTTCGCCTAACAGAGTGATCAATGCTGCGCTCCCGCCTAATTTCTCGACCGGCGCGTCACAACTGCCGGAGTTTTTACTCGCCTGGCCGGAACTGGATGCGCTGGTGTGTGTTTCGGATGAGCTGGCGTGCGGGGTGTTGTACGAATGTCAGCGCAGACGCATCAAAGTGCCTGACGATCTGGCCGTCGTCGGTTTTGGCGATAGTGATGTGAGCCGCGTCTGTCAGCCACCTTTGACCACAATGGCTGTGCCACACCGCAAGATTGGTGTTGAAGCCGGACGGGCTTTGCTGGAACGGATGAATGGCGGCGACTGGCGCGATCAGAAACCGATCGCCTCCAGTCTGTGTCTGCGGGAAAGTTGCTAA
- the yfcD gene encoding NUDIX hydrolase YfcD — protein sequence MVEQSHLASTEWVDIVNEDNDVIAQASREQMRAQRLRHRATYIVVHDGMGKILVQRRTETKDFLPGMLDATAGGVVQADEILLDSARREAEEELGIAGVPFAEHGQFYFEDPHCRVWGGLFSCVSHGPFALQEEEVSEVSWMTPEEITARCDEFTPDSLKALALWMSRNAKNESAKPEKQEQAE from the coding sequence ATGGTGGAGCAGAGTCATTTGGCAAGTACAGAATGGGTTGATATTGTCAACGAAGACAATGACGTGATCGCCCAGGCGAGCCGCGAGCAAATGCGCGCGCAGCGTCTGCGTCATCGCGCAACTTACATCGTTGTCCACGACGGAATGGGTAAGATCCTGGTACAGCGACGTACTGAAACAAAAGATTTTCTTCCGGGTATGCTGGATGCCACCGCAGGAGGCGTCGTGCAGGCAGATGAAATTCTGCTGGACTCTGCTCGCCGCGAAGCAGAAGAAGAGTTAGGCATTGCGGGCGTACCGTTTGCCGAGCACGGTCAGTTCTATTTTGAAGATCCGCACTGCCGTGTCTGGGGAGGCCTGTTTAGCTGCGTGTCCCACGGACCTTTTGCGCTTCAGGAAGAAGAAGTGAGCGAAGTGAGCTGGATGACGCCAGAAGAGATTACCGCGCGCTGCGATGAGTTTACGCCGGACTCACTTAAAGCGCTGGCTCTGTGGATGAGCCGCAATGCCAAAAATGAATCCGCTAAACCTGAAAAGCAAGAACAGGCTGAATAG
- the yfcE gene encoding phosphodiesterase: MKLMFASDIHGSLPATERVLSLFEQSGAQWLIILGDVLNHGPRNALPEGYAPAQVADKLNQYAGEIIAVRGNCDSEVDQMLLHFPITAPWQQVLLENCRLFLTHGHLFGPDNLPALTTGDVLVYGHTHIPVAERRGEIMHFNPGSVSIPKGGHAPSYGVLDDNQLRVIALNDQQVIAQVSINT, from the coding sequence ATGAAACTTATGTTTGCATCAGATATCCACGGATCGTTGCCCGCCACCGAACGCGTACTGTCGCTGTTTGAACAAAGCGGCGCACAGTGGCTTATTATTTTGGGTGACGTGCTCAATCATGGCCCGCGCAACGCACTGCCGGAAGGTTATGCCCCCGCGCAGGTAGCAGACAAACTTAATCAGTACGCGGGTGAAATCATCGCTGTTCGCGGTAATTGCGACAGCGAAGTAGACCAGATGCTGCTGCATTTCCCGATAACCGCGCCGTGGCAACAGGTTTTGCTGGAGAATTGCCGTTTATTTTTGACCCACGGTCATCTCTTCGGCCCGGATAATCTGCCCGCGCTGACGACTGGCGATGTGCTGGTTTACGGTCATACTCATATTCCAGTGGCTGAGAGGCGGGGGGAAATTATGCATTTCAATCCCGGCTCAGTCAGTATACCGAAAGGCGGGCATGCGCCCAGCTACGGTGTTCTGGACGATAATCAATTACGCGTTATCGCACTTAATGATCAGCAAGTTATTGCGCAGGTCAGCATTAATACGTAA
- the yfcF gene encoding glutathione transferase codes for MSQPAITLWSDNNYFSPYVMSVYVALAEKGLTFTLKTVDLDRGEHLTPHWQGYALTRRVPVLEIDGFELSESSAIDEYLEERFAPPEWERIYPHDLQKRARARQIQAWLRSDLGPIREERSTDVIFAGVKKPALSHAGAASASKLFDTASRLLEHGNPNLFGEWCIADADLALMLNRLVLNGDDVPQALVDYAAFQWQRASVQRYVALSAKRAG; via the coding sequence ATGAGCCAACCTGCGATTACCCTGTGGTCTGATAACAACTATTTCTCACCCTATGTCATGAGTGTGTACGTTGCGCTGGCGGAGAAGGGGCTGACATTTACGCTTAAAACCGTGGATTTGGATCGGGGTGAGCATCTTACGCCGCACTGGCAGGGCTATGCGCTGACGCGCCGTGTGCCTGTTCTGGAAATTGACGGCTTTGAGTTGAGCGAGTCTTCAGCGATTGATGAGTATCTGGAAGAGCGTTTTGCACCGCCTGAATGGGAGCGAATCTATCCGCATGACCTGCAAAAGCGCGCCCGTGCCCGGCAGATTCAGGCGTGGTTACGCAGCGATTTAGGACCGATTCGTGAAGAGCGTTCGACCGACGTGATTTTTGCTGGCGTGAAAAAACCTGCGCTGTCGCACGCCGGGGCGGCGAGTGCCAGTAAATTGTTTGATACGGCCTCCAGACTGCTTGAGCATGGCAACCCCAATTTGTTTGGTGAATGGTGTATCGCCGATGCCGATCTTGCCCTGATGTTAAATCGCCTGGTCCTGAATGGAGATGACGTGCCGCAAGCGCTGGTGGATTATGCCGCGTTCCAGTGGCAACGAGCATCGGTACAGCGTTATGTCGCGCTTTCTGCTAAGCGTGCAGGCTGA
- the yfcG gene encoding GSH-dependent disulfide bond oxidoreductase, with translation MIDLYYAPTPNGHKITLFLEETQIDYRIIKVDISKGDQFRPDFLTISPNNKIPAIVDTEPADGGRPFSLFESGEILLYLAEKSGKLLSDELRERHHTLQWLFWQSSGLGPMLGQNHHFNHFAPQTIPYAIERYQFETQRLYTVMNKRLETSPWLGGEHYSIADIACWPWINAHERQRINLANYPAVNNWFERIRHRPATERAMQKMQ, from the coding sequence ATGATAGACCTCTATTACGCCCCAACCCCAAACGGTCATAAAATCACGCTTTTTCTGGAAGAAACACAGATAGATTACCGCATCATTAAAGTGGATATCAGCAAGGGCGATCAGTTCAGGCCCGACTTTCTGACCATCTCCCCCAATAACAAAATTCCGGCCATCGTCGATACCGAACCGGCAGATGGCGGAAGACCATTCAGTTTGTTTGAATCGGGCGAAATCTTGCTGTATCTGGCTGAAAAATCAGGAAAACTGTTGAGTGATGAACTGCGTGAGCGCCACCACACGCTGCAGTGGCTCTTCTGGCAGTCAAGCGGGCTTGGGCCGATGCTCGGGCAAAATCATCATTTTAATCATTTCGCCCCGCAAACCATCCCCTATGCCATTGAACGTTATCAGTTTGAAACTCAACGGCTTTACACCGTGATGAACAAACGGCTGGAGACGTCGCCGTGGTTGGGCGGAGAACATTACAGCATTGCTGATATTGCCTGCTGGCCGTGGATCAACGCGCATGAGCGCCAGCGAATTAATCTGGCCAATTACCCTGCGGTGAATAACTGGTTCGAGCGAATCCGTCACCGCCCCGCGACCGAACGTGCCATGCAGAAAATGCAGTAA
- the folX gene encoding dihydroneopterin triphosphate 2'-epimerase: MSQHDAIIRIKNLRLRTFIGIKAEEMENRQDILINVVIHYPADKARASEDINDALNYRTITKNIIKYVENNRFSLLEKLTQDVLDIAREHPWVTYAEVEIDKLHALRYADSVSMTLSWRR; the protein is encoded by the coding sequence ATGTCACAGCACGACGCGATTATTCGTATAAAAAATTTACGCCTGCGCACGTTTATTGGGATCAAAGCCGAAGAGATGGAGAATCGACAGGATATCCTCATCAATGTGGTTATCCACTATCCGGCCGATAAAGCGCGCGCCAGCGAAGATATCAACGATGCGCTGAACTATCGCACCATTACCAAAAACATCATTAAGTACGTTGAAAATAACCGTTTCTCATTGCTGGAAAAATTAACTCAGGATGTGCTCGATATCGCACGCGAACATCCTTGGGTCACTTATGCTGAGGTAGAGATCGATAAACTTCACGCGCTACGTTATGCCGACTCCGTCTCCATGACGTTGAGCTGGCGCCGCTAA
- a CDS encoding TIGR01777 family oxidoreductase, producing the protein MKILMTGGTGLIGRHLVPRLQALKHDVTVVTRSPDKARQLLGNDVGIWKGLSEHQNLDGFDAVINLAGEPIADKRWTEQQKQRLCDSRWNITQKLVDLFHASETPPSVLISGSAAGYYGDLGEVVVTEEEPPHNEFTHKLCARWEQIACGAQSDRTRVCLLRTGVVLAPKGGILAKMMPVFKLGLGGPIGNGRQYLAWIHVDDMINAIIWLLDNDLRGPFNMVSPYPVRNEQFAHALGHALKRPAILRAPATAVRLIMGESSVLVLGGQRALPKRLEAAGFAFRWYDLEEALGDVVG; encoded by the coding sequence ATGAAGATTCTGATGACAGGCGGTACTGGCCTGATTGGTCGCCATCTCGTTCCACGCCTGCAAGCGCTGAAACATGATGTCACCGTTGTCACGCGCAGCCCGGATAAAGCGCGCCAGCTGCTCGGCAATGATGTTGGCATCTGGAAAGGACTGTCTGAACATCAGAATCTCGACGGCTTCGATGCTGTCATTAATCTTGCCGGTGAACCCATTGCCGATAAGCGCTGGACGGAACAGCAAAAACAGCGATTGTGCGATAGCCGCTGGAACATCACGCAAAAACTGGTCGATCTATTCCACGCCAGTGAAACGCCGCCATCGGTGTTGATCTCTGGTTCGGCGGCGGGTTATTACGGCGATCTCGGTGAAGTCGTTGTTACCGAAGAAGAGCCACCGCATAACGAGTTCACCCACAAACTCTGCGCGCGCTGGGAGCAAATTGCCTGCGGTGCGCAAAGCGATCGCACCCGCGTCTGTCTGCTGCGTACCGGCGTCGTGCTGGCGCCAAAAGGCGGGATTCTGGCGAAGATGATGCCCGTCTTTAAGCTGGGACTAGGCGGCCCCATTGGCAACGGACGTCAGTATCTGGCGTGGATTCATGTCGACGATATGATCAATGCGATTATTTGGCTGCTGGATAACGATCTGCGCGGCCCGTTCAACATGGTGTCGCCGTATCCGGTTCGCAATGAACAGTTTGCGCATGCGCTCGGCCATGCGCTAAAACGCCCTGCCATTCTGCGTGCCCCGGCAACTGCCGTTCGATTGATAATGGGCGAATCGTCAGTACTGGTGCTTGGCGGACAGCGCGCTCTGCCAAAACGCCTCGAAGCGGCCGGATTTGCGTTTCGCTGGTATGACTTAGAGGAAGCGTTGGGAGATGTGGTGGGTTAA
- a CDS encoding GNAT family N-acetyltransferase has product MATITTPRLLLTPFEPSDWAFFRSLREDRDIMRFMASIASEKETRRVFAARLTAQHTFVIRTHDDDTPLGDIGLHVSAEFREEADIGYTVIPQAQGRGIASEALRAVCDYAFNQVGVKAVNAYVLADNVGSVRVLEKTGFARTQVLEKAYEIDGVKYDDWAYRLECGAA; this is encoded by the coding sequence ATGGCGACAATCACCACTCCCCGGCTCCTTCTCACTCCTTTTGAACCCTCCGATTGGGCGTTTTTTCGTTCGCTGCGTGAAGACCGCGACATCATGCGGTTTATGGCCAGCATCGCTTCAGAAAAAGAGACCCGCCGCGTTTTTGCCGCCCGTCTGACGGCGCAGCATACCTTTGTTATTCGCACTCATGACGATGACACCCCGTTGGGTGACATTGGCCTGCACGTTAGCGCAGAATTCCGTGAAGAGGCAGACATCGGTTATACCGTGATTCCGCAGGCGCAGGGCAGAGGTATTGCCAGCGAAGCGCTACGTGCGGTATGCGATTACGCGTTTAATCAGGTGGGTGTTAAAGCGGTAAATGCGTATGTACTGGCGGATAATGTCGGTTCGGTGCGGGTGCTGGAGAAAACCGGATTCGCACGCACGCAGGTGCTGGAGAAGGCTTACGAAATTGACGGCGTGAAGTATGACGACTGGGCGTATCGGCTTGAATGTGGTGCAGCCTGA
- the hisP gene encoding histidine ABC transporter ATP-binding protein HisP — MAENKLNVIDLHKRYGEHEVLKGVSLQANAGDVISIIGSSGSGKSTFLRCINFLEKPSEGSIVVSGQQINLVRDKDGQLKVADKHQLRLLRTRLTMVFQHFNLWSHMTVLENVMEAPIQVLGLSKQEARTRAEKYLAKVGIDERQQIKYPVHLSGGQQQRVSIARALAMEPEVLLFDEPTSALDPELVGEVLRIMQQLAEEGKTMVVVTHEMGFARNVSNHVIFLHQGKIEEQGHPDDVLANPKSPRLQQFLKGSLK; from the coding sequence ATGGCTGAGAACAAACTAAACGTTATCGACTTGCACAAGCGCTACGGCGAACATGAAGTGCTGAAAGGGGTGTCGTTGCAGGCAAACGCGGGCGATGTCATCAGTATTATCGGCTCATCCGGTTCGGGGAAAAGTACCTTCTTGCGCTGCATTAACTTCCTTGAAAAACCGAGTGAAGGTTCCATCGTCGTCAGTGGGCAACAAATTAACCTGGTGCGCGATAAAGACGGGCAGCTAAAAGTGGCGGACAAACATCAGCTGCGTTTGCTGCGTACCCGTCTGACGATGGTATTCCAGCACTTTAATCTCTGGAGCCATATGACGGTGCTGGAGAACGTGATGGAAGCGCCGATTCAGGTGCTGGGTCTGAGCAAGCAAGAGGCGCGCACCCGCGCAGAAAAATATCTGGCGAAAGTGGGGATCGACGAGCGCCAGCAGATTAAATACCCGGTGCATCTGTCGGGCGGTCAGCAACAGCGCGTTTCAATTGCGCGTGCTCTGGCGATGGAGCCCGAAGTGCTACTGTTTGATGAACCGACGTCGGCGCTGGACCCGGAACTGGTAGGTGAAGTGCTGCGCATTATGCAGCAACTCGCTGAAGAGGGAAAAACGATGGTGGTCGTGACGCACGAAATGGGCTTTGCCCGTAACGTCTCCAACCACGTCATCTTCCTGCATCAGGGTAAAATTGAGGAGCAGGGACATCCGGATGACGTCTTAGCGAATCCGAAAAGCCCGCGCTTGCAGCAGTTTTTGAAGGGGTCGTTGAAGTAA